In Brassica napus cultivar Da-Ae chromosome A3, Da-Ae, whole genome shotgun sequence, the sequence acaaaaatgaaACTACGAATATCTGAGATTTCAATCAATCGGTTTAGTTCATAAACATTAGGCTAATCtctctttttaaaattcattttcatTATGTTTTCTTTGGTTTTCAGAAAACCATGTCGATACAaagtttttattgttttctctAATTTTCGCTTTAGTTTACAGTAAATGATTTTTACACGGTTAAATATTCCACTTTTCaacccaaaaaaataatattgaattgaaatttcttctttttaatatataaaaataaaaatatatatatttatcttaaattaTTAAGCTAACAAAATTggtgatatatataaataactggATTCAGAATTTTTTACTTTCAAATTCTACCCATGGCAGATATTTTTTCCTAATTacacagtatatatatatatatttttttttttgacagccagtatattttatttattaacgtaggattttatattattacatAGTTAATCAACATATATGTGAAAGAAAATTTACCCAAAAAGTCAAATCGAGTATTGCATAAAAGCGATATTTTACCACTAAATTTAATTTACCACAGCTTTCAAATGTGCATCTAGTTTCAACatcaataaataaacaaaacaaagttGAGTATAGATAAGTAATGATTAggggaagataaaaaaaatctggCGTGTAGCCGAGTCACCtctctcatcatcatcacctcATATAAACAAATATCCACCTGCTTCCCTTCTCTTCTCTGCAACTAAACAAACGTCAAAGCATTTACGTTTTTTCAATCTTTCGTTACTCCCGAAGAATCTGAAGCATCAAAGATCAAAACTTTACAAGTAAATATGGAGATGGGTTTCCAGGAAAATCAGCAAAACCAAGAACTTACCAATCTTAGGGAGATTGGATCTGGGCATTATGGGTAAACTACATTCATATCCATCTTTGTTGAAgctaaagtttcaatctttttttgttgaatttgatctttattgttgtgtgtgtgtttaggTGCTCACATTATAGAAGACGATGCAAGATCAGAGCACCTTGTTGCGATGAAGTTTTCGATTGCAGACATTGCCACAACGAAGCTAAGGTATCTAAAACTAATACTTAAatgaatcatctttttttttactctgtTCCCAACCATATTGTATCTAATCTCACTAAGGTAAAACAAATGAAGACGATGCAAGATTAGATATCAACATTCATTTGTTTATAGCTCCCTGGCTTTGTATAGATGTGTAAGAAAGAACAAGTTTTTGTTAGAGATGTGAAGCTTATGTATGGAactaatgtgttttatgttttgtttcgaCAGGACTCTCTTCAGACTGAACAGCTTCTTCGACATGATCTTCCTCGGCATGATGTTTCAAAGGTTATTTGAAATCAGATTTAATATTCtgaacattttttatttcttcactgtgataaatttttgattctgtttttttttgtgtcaggTTATTTGCTCGCTGTGTGAGACAGAACAAGATGTGagtatctgtttttttttttgaaataaatcgAATGTTATTTGTGTAAAGATGTGTCTTGATGCTGACCTGTGATTTGTTTTCTTACAGGTTCAGCAGAACTGCTCCAGTTGTGGCGTATGTATGGGGAAGTACTTTTGCTCAAAATGCAAGTTCTTCGATGATGATGTAAGTTTTCTTCAAACCCTTTTCTTATAAACTGGAATGTGTATCAATGAGATTCAACTTTGGTTGTTGTTTCAGCTTTCCAAGAAGCAATACCACTGCGATGAATGTGGGATCTGCAGgtaccaattaaaaaaaaaaacaaaactcttgTAGGTTTGTGGTAACTGATTGTTGATAAGTAATCAATCTCAATGATGTTGGTTTTGATAGGACCGGAGGAGAAGAAAACTTCTTCCATTGCAAAAGATGTCGTAAGAGACAACAAAAACTTTATGTGCTACCATCTCTCTTTGTTTCCAGCTCTTATTTTGCTTCCTGCTTCAGGATGTTGCTACTCCAAAGTCATGGAGGACAAGCACCGATGTGTTGAAGGTGCAATGCATCACAATTGTCCCGTTTGTTTTGAGGTAAAAAGAATCATATCCGCTAATTTTTCTTTCACTAATGCAACATAACATAACAGTGTTTTGATTTTTGGGTTTATTTGTTTTCAGTATCTGTTTGATTCCACAAGAGATATCACGGTTTTGAGATGTGGTCACACAATGCATTTACAATGCACCAAAGATATGGGGTTGCATAACCGGTAAAAGAAGTCTCTCAAGTCTTTTGATGCAAGTCACTGGGTAAACAAAGATTAATACcttttttttgatgttttgttgTGTAAGATACACATGCCCTGTATGTTCTAAATCCATATGTGACATGTCCAACATGTGGAAGAAACTTGATGAAGAGGTAAGTAAGGCTTCATAGTATAATGGTATATCTTTTTGTATAGTCTCTTATGTTCATTAAGTTTTAACCTTTGCAGGTTGCTGCATACCCAATGCCAAAAGTGTACGAAGACAAGATGGTAAGCTAGATTGAATTACATATGGTATTCA encodes:
- the LOC106419516 gene encoding E3 ubiquitin-protein ligase RZFP34 isoform X1, producing MEMGFQENQQNQELTNLREIGSGHYGCSHYRRRCKIRAPCCDEVFDCRHCHNEAKDSLQTEQLLRHDLPRHDVSKVICSLCETEQDVQQNCSSCGVCMGKYFCSKCKFFDDDLSKKQYHCDECGICRTGGEENFFHCKRCRCCYSKVMEDKHRCVEGAMHHNCPVCFEYLFDSTRDITVLRCGHTMHLQCTKDMGLHNRYTCPVCSKSICDMSNMWKKLDEEVAAYPMPKVYEDKMVWILCNDCGSNTNVRFHLIAHKCTSCGSYNTRQTQRGPDTTHSCSSGVPQVVGSTG
- the LOC106419516 gene encoding E3 ubiquitin-protein ligase RZFP34 isoform X2 encodes the protein MIFLGMMFQRLFARCVRQNKMFSRTAPVVAYVWGSTFAQNASSSMMIFPRSNTTAMNVGSAGPEEKKTSSIAKDVVRDNKNFMCYHLSLFPALILLPASGCCYSKVMEDKHRCVEGAMHHNCPVCFEYLFDSTRDITVLRCGHTMHLQCTKDMGLHNRYTCPVCSKSICDMSNMWKKLDEEVAAYPMPKVYEDKMVWILCNDCGSNTNVRFHLIAHKCTSCGSYNTRQTQRGPDTTHSCSSGVPQVVGSTG